The proteins below are encoded in one region of Segatella copri:
- a CDS encoding IS110 family transposase encodes MKNKSFIGIDISKNVIDVSIFCEETPIKDFSHDVFNNSRKGFGEMCTWLKKNHVVLSNSLFGMEFTGSYSMELEKFLNTRNYQFCMLSTHVVKHYPMGPKDKSDKIDSAKIADFLYRYNGTECVKPYNMPDKTMQRLKALMNERKFLVEQRTCFMNRRQLCITKEDAQLYDGYIKKFSRDIENIELEEQKLLATDDSLLSTYKNLLTIPGIGFVNAINVIVITRNFTAFETARQYASYVGVAPHFRTSGTSVKWRPRPSARCDGQAKADLSMAATVVVQYDAELQSFYNRKLGGKQDSDTKRKALNAVKFKLVLRMFAIGKQNRKWEPLDSKSSNEKLAIS; translated from the coding sequence ATGAAAAATAAATCATTTATCGGCATCGACATCTCAAAAAATGTCATTGACGTATCAATTTTCTGTGAAGAAACCCCAATTAAGGACTTTTCTCACGATGTATTCAACAATTCCCGCAAGGGATTTGGCGAAATGTGCACATGGCTCAAGAAGAATCATGTGGTTCTCTCGAACAGTCTCTTCGGAATGGAGTTCACCGGCAGCTATTCCATGGAGCTGGAGAAGTTTCTTAATACCAGGAACTATCAGTTCTGCATGCTCTCCACCCATGTGGTAAAGCATTATCCCATGGGGCCCAAGGACAAGAGCGACAAGATTGACTCTGCCAAGATTGCAGACTTTCTCTATCGCTATAATGGTACTGAATGTGTCAAGCCTTATAATATGCCTGACAAGACCATGCAGAGACTCAAGGCACTGATGAATGAGCGTAAGTTCCTGGTGGAACAGCGTACATGCTTCATGAACAGAAGACAGCTATGCATCACAAAGGAAGATGCCCAGTTATATGATGGCTACATCAAAAAATTCAGCCGTGACATTGAGAACATCGAGTTGGAAGAACAGAAGTTGCTGGCTACAGACGATAGCCTCTTGTCTACTTACAAGAATCTTCTGACAATACCGGGAATAGGCTTCGTCAATGCCATAAATGTCATTGTCATTACCCGAAACTTTACCGCTTTTGAAACAGCAAGGCAATATGCCAGTTATGTCGGCGTGGCACCGCACTTCCGCACTTCAGGCACCAGTGTGAAATGGCGTCCCCGACCTTCAGCACGCTGTGATGGTCAGGCGAAAGCAGATCTATCCATGGCGGCCACAGTTGTTGTACAATATGATGCAGAGTTACAATCATTTTATAACCGTAAATTAGGAGGTAAGCAAGATTCAGACACAAAACGCAAGGCATTGAATGCCGTTAAGTTCAAACTTGTTCTCAGAATGTTCGCTATAGGTAAGCAGAACAGAAAATGGGAACCGTTGGATTCAAAGAGCAGCAATGAAAAACTTGCAATATCATAA
- a CDS encoding smalltalk protein, which produces MKANTWKTILQIAISILTAIATTLGVTSCMG; this is translated from the coding sequence ATGAAAGCGAACACTTGGAAAACAATTCTTCAGATAGCCATCAGCATTCTGACCGCTATCGCTACTACGCTCGGAGTAACGAGCTGTATGGGATAA
- a CDS encoding N-acetylmuramoyl-L-alanine amidase yields the protein MNSRFCPLIHALIEQLKEEYPLATIHGHNEFANKACPCFNVKKEWG from the coding sequence ATGAATAGCCGATTTTGCCCTTTAATTCATGCCCTAATTGAGCAGCTGAAGGAGGAATATCCATTAGCCACGATTCATGGTCATAATGAATTTGCCAACAAAGCCTGTCCCTGCTTTAATGTGAAGAAGGAGTGGGGCTAA
- a CDS encoding IS110 family transposase, which produces MDKELYFGVDVSKKTLDLAYYDGETIDWKNAHIKVSNDDAGFKKIGSWVAKVGKDFDTFLFCMEYTGLYNQNFRLWLESKEYIYGMVEPRKMHRFEPDLDDDQRSLDRIKTDELDAFRIAIYCEQNHKKILRNPSKLPSPVYFKLKRLLAERKQNTKQSTLYKQQLHDISAYDTDLSVERKKLLLKNMQENQKAIDKEIDSYMNEDTSIRKNYNLLTSIPGIGRIIALETIVLTENFTAISNPRKYACYIGIAPFKKESGTSVRKKTGVSKKGFSEAKADLSIAVLSAIRNNPSIRDYWIRKRKEKCGGIVLNAVKFKLVLRMFAVIKRGTPYVETDAYKN; this is translated from the coding sequence ATGGATAAGGAACTTTACTTTGGCGTAGATGTCTCCAAGAAGACTCTCGACCTTGCTTATTATGATGGTGAAACCATCGACTGGAAGAATGCTCATATTAAGGTGAGCAATGATGATGCTGGGTTCAAAAAGATTGGCTCCTGGGTCGCAAAGGTAGGAAAAGACTTCGATACCTTTTTGTTCTGTATGGAATATACTGGACTCTATAACCAAAACTTCAGATTATGGCTGGAATCCAAAGAATATATCTATGGTATGGTGGAACCTCGCAAAATGCATCGCTTCGAGCCAGACTTGGATGATGACCAGCGCTCTCTAGACCGTATCAAGACTGATGAACTGGATGCTTTCAGAATAGCAATCTATTGTGAGCAGAACCACAAGAAGATTCTTCGCAATCCCTCCAAACTTCCTTCACCTGTCTATTTCAAGTTGAAGAGATTGCTGGCAGAGCGTAAGCAGAACACCAAGCAGTCAACTCTCTATAAGCAGCAGCTTCATGATATCAGCGCATACGATACAGACTTATCCGTTGAACGCAAGAAACTCCTGCTGAAGAACATGCAGGAAAACCAGAAAGCAATAGACAAAGAGATTGACAGCTACATGAATGAAGATACAAGCATCAGAAAGAATTACAATCTGCTGACCTCCATTCCTGGCATTGGTCGCATCATAGCGTTGGAAACCATTGTATTGACGGAAAATTTCACTGCAATCAGCAATCCTCGCAAATATGCCTGTTACATAGGAATAGCCCCTTTTAAAAAGGAATCTGGTACCTCAGTAAGAAAGAAAACGGGGGTTTCCAAGAAAGGCTTTTCTGAAGCCAAGGCAGACTTATCCATAGCTGTCCTTTCCGCCATAAGGAACAATCCTTCAATAAGAGACTATTGGATACGCAAGAGAAAGGAAAAATGCGGTGGCATCGTGCTCAATGCCGTCAAGTTCAAGCTGGTCCTTCGTATGTTTGCCGTGATAAAGCGTGGAACACCATATGTGGAGACAGATGCATATAAGAACTAA
- a CDS encoding flavin reductase family protein has product MKSFAPKPWVVPQPVLIIGTYNKEGVANAMNAAWAGQWDMKEIMISMGNHVTTDNLKLGGEFTVAFATKKTMVASDFVGIVSAKNAPKKMEKTGWNIEKATMVNAPVFTDFPMTLECRIKEKYDESETGYYLIAEIVNILVDEKYLAEDGNPDMEKMELIVYNPIHHSYIQLGEKVGNAFSDGKALK; this is encoded by the coding sequence ATGAAAAGTTTTGCACCAAAGCCGTGGGTAGTACCACAGCCTGTGCTGATTATCGGCACATATAATAAGGAAGGAGTTGCCAACGCAATGAACGCTGCCTGGGCAGGACAGTGGGACATGAAGGAGATTATGATCTCGATGGGAAATCACGTCACCACAGACAACCTGAAGCTTGGCGGTGAGTTTACCGTTGCCTTCGCTACCAAGAAAACCATGGTGGCTTCTGATTTCGTGGGCATTGTTTCTGCCAAGAACGCCCCGAAGAAGATGGAGAAGACGGGATGGAACATCGAGAAGGCGACTATGGTCAACGCTCCTGTGTTCACCGATTTCCCGATGACCCTGGAGTGCCGCATCAAGGAGAAGTATGACGAAAGCGAAACCGGCTATTATCTCATTGCCGAAATCGTCAATATTCTTGTAGATGAGAAGTATCTGGCTGAAGACGGAAATCCAGACATGGAGAAGATGGAACTGATTGTCTACAATCCTATTCATCATAGCTATATCCAGCTGGGCGAGAAAGTCGGTAACGCTTTCTCAGACGGCAAGGCTTTGAAATAA
- a CDS encoding IS66 family transposase yields MKKDEIIVLLKKQLQLANEQLQQANATVSSLTTQVNELIERIKSLEELLVQKGIAIDKANRQNKALGKLVSGKKSERQEKNPQDSMTQEEFDKKKTEQAEKRKARKNNGAKRDMHYEMKEVHVTIDPVMDAEFLKTLRLFGTRTCIRYSMEPIKFIKTVYHINTYTDGSIMYPGKTPPALLLNSSYSPSFAAGLLQMRYIYSMPVERIIKYFADNGFTLRKATANKLIARSADVLENFYKAICQVVLQQDYVSADETYHKVLLAKTKPTDKGSKKGYFWAVSAPKLGLVFFVYEDGSRSEQVILNIFSDYKGTIQSDAYAPYRKLESDAYPDIMRIACLQHVKRDFIDCGKEDKDAQEVVDILNRFYREDKKHKVGVNGWTVEDHLAYRQSYAPDILQDLLEKLEEISSRKDLLPKSTLAQAVGYALNEYNAICDIFKRGDTALDNNYIERIQRYISLSRRNSMFFGSHEGASRAAILYSIAISCRLNGINLFEYICDVIEKTVEWQPNTPLEKYRDLLPDRWKKQQQH; encoded by the coding sequence ATGAAAAAGGACGAAATTATAGTACTTTTAAAGAAACAGCTTCAGCTTGCAAACGAACAGCTTCAGCAAGCTAATGCTACGGTGAGTTCATTGACTACACAGGTCAACGAACTCATTGAACGTATAAAGTCATTAGAAGAATTACTCGTCCAGAAAGGAATCGCCATTGACAAAGCGAATCGTCAGAACAAGGCACTCGGCAAGCTCGTTTCAGGCAAGAAGTCCGAACGTCAGGAAAAGAATCCACAAGACTCGATGACCCAGGAGGAATTTGACAAGAAGAAAACAGAGCAGGCCGAAAAGAGAAAGGCACGCAAAAACAACGGAGCCAAGCGTGACATGCATTACGAGATGAAAGAGGTGCATGTTACGATAGATCCAGTCATGGATGCAGAGTTTTTGAAGACGTTGCGTCTCTTCGGAACTCGTACCTGTATACGTTACAGCATGGAACCCATCAAATTCATCAAGACCGTGTATCACATCAACACTTATACTGATGGAAGTATCATGTATCCGGGGAAAACTCCGCCGGCTCTGTTGTTGAATTCTTCCTATTCACCTTCCTTTGCAGCAGGACTCCTGCAGATGCGATACATCTATTCCATGCCGGTAGAGCGAATCATCAAATACTTTGCCGACAATGGGTTTACGTTAAGGAAAGCCACGGCAAACAAACTGATTGCCAGAAGTGCCGATGTACTGGAAAACTTCTATAAGGCTATCTGCCAAGTAGTGTTGCAGCAGGATTATGTCTCGGCAGACGAGACATACCATAAAGTGCTGTTAGCCAAGACAAAGCCTACGGACAAGGGTTCGAAGAAAGGCTACTTCTGGGCTGTAAGTGCGCCTAAACTGGGACTTGTCTTCTTCGTATATGAGGATGGATCACGCTCTGAGCAGGTCATACTTAACATATTCTCTGATTATAAAGGTACCATACAGAGTGATGCATATGCTCCTTACCGGAAACTGGAGTCGGATGCTTATCCTGACATTATGAGAATCGCCTGCCTGCAGCATGTCAAGAGAGATTTCATCGACTGCGGCAAGGAAGACAAGGATGCTCAGGAGGTCGTAGATATCCTCAACAGATTTTATCGAGAAGACAAAAAACATAAGGTTGGGGTAAATGGATGGACCGTTGAAGACCATCTAGCCTATCGGCAGTCATATGCACCGGACATTTTGCAGGATTTATTGGAGAAACTGGAGGAAATATCTTCCAGGAAAGATTTGCTGCCCAAGTCTACCTTGGCGCAGGCGGTCGGCTATGCCCTTAATGAATATAATGCCATTTGTGACATCTTCAAAAGAGGTGATACGGCTCTCGATAACAACTACATTGAGAGAATCCAGAGATACATATCACTATCAAGAAGAAACTCAATGTTCTTTGGTTCGCACGAAGGAGCAAGCCGGGCGGCTATCCTATATTCTATCGCAATCTCATGCAGGCTGAATGGCATTAATCTGTTTGAATACATATGCGACGTAATAGAAAAGACTGTAGAATGGCAACCCAATACCCCATTAGAAAAATATAGAGACTTACTTCCTGACCGATGGAAAAAGCAGCAACAGCATTAA
- the trxA gene encoding thioredoxin, giving the protein METFNNVINSGQLVLVDFFATWCQPCKAMHPILEQVKSVLGDRIRIIKVDVDKYGVTASQYRIQSVPTLMLFRNGEVLWRTSGVVDKAELLATLDPFLT; this is encoded by the coding sequence ATGGAGACATTTAATAACGTAATAAACAGTGGCCAGCTTGTTCTGGTCGATTTCTTTGCTACATGGTGCCAACCTTGCAAGGCGATGCACCCCATTCTGGAACAGGTGAAGAGTGTGTTGGGCGACCGCATCCGAATCATCAAGGTAGATGTAGATAAGTATGGCGTAACAGCAAGCCAATACCGCATTCAATCCGTGCCTACGCTGATGCTCTTCCGAAACGGAGAAGTATTGTGGCGCACAAGCGGTGTGGTAGATAAAGCCGAACTTCTGGCTACGCTTGATCCTTTCTTGACATAA
- a CDS encoding HU family DNA-binding protein, producing the protein MINYSIVMRSVNANLLEINQAKSRINQAKKEGTTPDPKDLKLVKTEKQNAFAISQYTDIMTIEKFAKHITSHGSVYSRADISAILYIAVDCMREMLLEGKKIRLGDLGDFSLLLTSKGAEDADKFTAQNITGVKVQWEPGQEFKNLRDDAEFNLVASRSAQAAVIKAIKEGKTNVDLNAPTTPDNTPGGSTPGGSNTGQTGSEGQGSESTGGTTGKDDTGDGLE; encoded by the coding sequence ATGATTAATTACAGCATCGTAATGCGTAGCGTGAACGCAAATCTTCTGGAAATCAACCAGGCGAAGTCACGCATCAACCAGGCAAAGAAGGAGGGTACAACCCCTGACCCAAAGGACCTGAAACTCGTGAAGACTGAGAAGCAGAATGCTTTCGCCATCTCACAGTACACCGATATCATGACCATCGAGAAGTTTGCCAAGCACATCACCTCTCATGGAAGTGTCTATTCGAGAGCCGACATCAGCGCCATCCTCTACATTGCCGTAGACTGTATGCGTGAGATGTTGCTTGAGGGCAAGAAAATCCGTCTGGGTGACCTCGGTGATTTCTCTCTCCTTCTCACCTCGAAGGGTGCTGAGGATGCTGACAAGTTCACCGCACAGAACATCACCGGCGTGAAGGTTCAGTGGGAGCCAGGTCAGGAGTTTAAGAACCTTCGCGATGACGCCGAGTTCAACCTCGTAGCCAGCCGCAGCGCTCAGGCAGCCGTTATCAAGGCGATTAAGGAGGGTAAGACCAACGTTGACCTCAACGCCCCAACTACTCCGGATAATACGCCAGGCGGTTCTACCCCAGGTGGTTCAAACACCGGTCAGACCGGCAGCGAAGGCCAAGGCTCTGAATCAACCGGCGGTACTACCGGCAAGGACGATACTGGCGACGGCCTTGAATAG
- a CDS encoding winged helix DNA-binding domain-containing protein, producing the protein MNPIAIRLLSQQLICPQFDTPQKVVSHFGAMQAQDYRMVRWAVMMRTRKPSSIAFKKAFDEGEIVRLHLLRGTWQLVSNEDYWWMLDLISPKATSVVKGWMKSNKISIDDSELNLIHEIFVQKTDEMQSVTSKDLNETLLEKGIIMDKHRLSYHIRFNELNGTFCSGNLLPTKATYSLTEKKVPRTARLERDEMLMLLARKYFQSHSPATFEDYVWWSGLSTSDCQRGIELLGSELRVEKWKDYQFYLHESCRTRGFRRGKTHLIAPFDEYLIGYKSRELVIHSHQMPSAYTNNGIFFPVIAHDGRICGNWNPWEKNLNISYFDSIEKDLSFEKQWNTFNETIKKK; encoded by the coding sequence ATGAATCCAATAGCAATACGTCTGCTTTCGCAGCAGCTCATCTGCCCTCAATTTGATACTCCCCAAAAGGTGGTGTCTCATTTTGGAGCCATGCAAGCCCAGGATTACCGGATGGTAAGATGGGCTGTGATGATGCGTACTCGCAAACCATCTTCCATCGCTTTCAAAAAAGCATTCGATGAGGGTGAGATAGTCCGTCTTCACCTGCTGCGTGGCACTTGGCAACTGGTTTCAAATGAAGACTATTGGTGGATGCTGGACCTGATTTCACCTAAGGCAACTTCTGTTGTAAAAGGATGGATGAAGAGTAATAAAATCAGCATCGATGATTCTGAGCTCAATCTGATTCACGAGATATTTGTTCAAAAAACCGATGAGATGCAGTCTGTAACAAGCAAAGACCTGAACGAGACTTTGCTCGAAAAGGGCATCATCATGGACAAACATCGCCTATCCTACCACATTCGCTTTAACGAATTGAACGGTACTTTCTGCAGCGGCAATCTTCTTCCTACAAAGGCGACATACAGTCTCACAGAAAAGAAGGTTCCAAGAACAGCCAGGCTGGAACGTGATGAAATGCTGATGCTTCTGGCAAGAAAATATTTTCAGAGCCATTCGCCAGCCACATTCGAAGATTATGTCTGGTGGTCAGGACTGAGCACTTCTGATTGCCAACGAGGCATTGAGTTGCTTGGTTCAGAACTGAGGGTTGAAAAATGGAAAGACTATCAGTTCTACCTGCATGAATCATGTCGAACACGTGGATTCAGAAGAGGAAAGACTCATCTGATAGCTCCCTTTGATGAATATCTGATTGGTTATAAAAGCCGGGAATTAGTAATCCATTCACATCAAATGCCGTCTGCATACACTAATAATGGCATTTTCTTTCCTGTTATCGCCCATGATGGCAGAATTTGCGGCAACTGGAATCCTTGGGAGAAAAATCTCAACATCAGTTATTTTGATTCGATAGAAAAGGATTTGTCATTTGAGAAGCAATGGAATACATTTAATGAAACGATAAAGAAAAAATAA
- a CDS encoding YqiA/YcfP family alpha/beta fold hydrolase, with translation MKKILFLHGFFATGSCPMARALKEAFEGTAVVLTPDLPLHPKEALKEIRSIIDREQPDLLLGNSCGSFLAQMLAPVVGIPALLGNPYFMMTEFLKERIGEHEYKAPRRDGNQRLVIDEALIEEFAELEAVQFDHCNPYYKNRVWGLFGEQDTLAHFSPLFLEHYNQAFHFPGGHTPTEQEVKTWYAPLAQKMLMEFSAKEERYFQHFKGGKYKFIHSAFDSETQERMVVYQALYGDQAYWVRPEDMFFGKVTRDGKTFNRFTEIDK, from the coding sequence ATGAAGAAGATATTATTCCTACACGGATTCTTCGCCACGGGCAGCTGTCCGATGGCGAGAGCCTTGAAAGAGGCGTTTGAGGGGACGGCAGTGGTGCTGACTCCTGATCTCCCATTGCACCCAAAGGAGGCACTGAAGGAGATTCGCTCCATCATCGACCGGGAGCAGCCCGACTTGCTTCTGGGCAACAGCTGCGGCTCTTTCCTCGCCCAGATGCTGGCTCCGGTGGTGGGCATTCCTGCCCTGCTCGGCAATCCGTATTTCATGATGACGGAGTTTCTGAAGGAGCGCATCGGCGAGCATGAATACAAGGCTCCGAGAAGGGACGGAAATCAGCGGCTGGTGATTGACGAGGCGCTGATAGAGGAGTTTGCGGAACTGGAAGCCGTGCAGTTTGACCATTGCAACCCCTATTATAAGAATCGTGTGTGGGGACTTTTTGGTGAACAGGACACCCTGGCTCACTTCTCCCCTCTCTTCCTGGAGCACTACAACCAAGCCTTCCATTTCCCAGGCGGTCATACGCCTACAGAGCAGGAGGTGAAGACCTGGTACGCTCCCCTTGCCCAGAAAATGCTGATGGAGTTTTCAGCAAAGGAAGAAAGATATTTCCAGCACTTTAAGGGCGGCAAATACAAGTTCATCCATTCTGCCTTCGACTCCGAGACTCAGGAGCGCATGGTGGTTTATCAGGCTCTCTATGGAGACCAAGCCTATTGGGTAAGACCGGAAGATATGTTCTTCGGGAAAGTTACGAGGGACGGCAAAACTTTTAATCGTTTCACGGAAATAGATAAATAA
- the tnpB gene encoding IS66 family insertion sequence element accessory protein TnpB (TnpB, as the term is used for proteins encoded by IS66 family insertion elements, is considered an accessory protein, since TnpC, encoded by a neighboring gene, is a DDE family transposase.), with amino-acid sequence MFGLNENTQYYVCQRYVRMNMGINGLYQIVRTEMELPPLGGAVFIFFSKNRQQVKMLKWDGDGFLLYQKRLERGTFELPFFDPQSKQCKMPYKTLSAIMSGICLKSMRYRKRLNL; translated from the coding sequence ATGTTTGGATTAAACGAAAACACCCAGTATTACGTCTGCCAGCGATATGTCCGAATGAACATGGGCATAAATGGCCTGTACCAGATTGTGAGGACGGAGATGGAGCTGCCGCCACTCGGTGGTGCCGTCTTCATCTTCTTCTCAAAGAATCGCCAGCAGGTAAAAATGCTAAAATGGGATGGCGACGGTTTCTTGCTGTATCAGAAGCGACTGGAGCGAGGAACCTTTGAATTACCATTCTTTGATCCCCAAAGCAAACAATGCAAAATGCCGTACAAGACGCTATCTGCCATCATGAGCGGAATTTGCCTGAAAAGTATGAGATATAGGAAACGGCTTAATCTATAG
- a CDS encoding DUF1294 domain-containing protein, which translates to MNTLHSYLAYYLLAINAVTFIVYGIDKYKAKKAKWRISEATLLLLAVLGGSIGAWIGMKVWHHKTMHKKFKYGIPAILLIQIALMAYLHMN; encoded by the coding sequence ATGAACACTTTACATAGTTATCTCGCCTACTATCTCCTTGCTATCAATGCAGTTACATTCATCGTGTACGGCATTGACAAATACAAGGCGAAGAAAGCCAAGTGGCGCATTTCCGAAGCCACGCTTTTGTTGCTGGCTGTTCTTGGAGGAAGCATCGGGGCATGGATTGGAATGAAAGTCTGGCACCATAAGACGATGCACAAGAAATTCAAATACGGCATTCCTGCCATTCTGCTGATACAGATTGCGCTGATGGCGTATTTACACATGAATTAA
- the tnpB gene encoding IS66 family insertion sequence element accessory protein TnpB (TnpB, as the term is used for proteins encoded by IS66 family insertion elements, is considered an accessory protein, since TnpC, encoded by a neighboring gene, is a DDE family transposase.), with amino-acid sequence MFGLNENTQYYVCQRYVRMNMGINGLYQIVRTEMELPPLGGAVFIFFSKNRQQVKMLKWDGDGFLLYQKRLERGTFELPFFDPQSKQCKMPYKTLSAIMSGICLKSMRYRKRLNL; translated from the coding sequence ATGTTTGGATTAAACGAAAACACCCAGTATTACGTCTGCCAGCGATATGTCCGAATGAACATGGGCATAAATGGCCTGTACCAGATTGTGAGGACGGAGATGGAGCTGCCGCCACTCGGTGGTGCCGTCTTCATCTTCTTCTCCAAGAACCGCCAGCAGGTAAAAATGCTAAAATGGGATGGCGACGGTTTCTTGCTGTATCAGAAGCGACTGGAGCGAGGAACCTTTGAATTACCATTCTTTGATCCCCAAAGCAAACAATGCAAAATGCCGTACAAGACGCTATCTGCCATCATGAGCGGAATTTGCCTGAAAAGTATGAGATATAGGAAACGGCTTAATCTATAG
- a CDS encoding transposase — protein MKKDEIIVLLKEQLQLANEQLQQANATVSSLTTQVSELIERIKSLEELLVQKGIAIDKANRQNKALGKLVSGKKSERQEKNPQDSMTQEEFDKKKEEQAEKRKARKNNGAKRDMHYEMKEVHVTIDPVMDAEFLKTLRLFGTRTCIRYSMEPIKFIKTVYHINTYTDGSIMYPGKTPPALLLNSSYSPSFAAGLLQMRYIYSMPVERIIKYFADNGFTLRKATANKLIARSADVLENFYKAICQVVLQQDYVSADETYHKVLLAKTKPTDKGSKKGYFWAVSAPKLGLVFFVYEDGSRSEQVILNIFSDYKGTIQSDAYAPYRKLESDAYPDIMRIACLQHVKRDFIDCGKEDKDAQEVVDILNRFYREDKKHKVGVNGWTVEDHLAYRQSYAPDILQDLLEKLEEISSRKDLLPKSTLAQAVGYALNEYNAICDIFKRGDTALDNNYIERIQRYISLSFTFAPGNKFKRIG, from the coding sequence ATGAAAAAGGACGAAATTATAGTACTTTTAAAGGAACAGCTTCAGCTTGCAAACGAACAGCTTCAGCAAGCTAATGCTACGGTGAGTTCGTTGACTACACAGGTCAGCGAACTCATTGAACGTATAAAGTCATTAGAAGAATTACTCGTCCAGAAAGGAATCGCCATTGACAAAGCGAATCGTCAGAACAAGGCACTCGGCAAGCTCGTTTCAGGCAAGAAGTCCGAACGTCAGGAAAAGAATCCACAAGACTCGATGACCCAGGAGGAATTTGACAAGAAGAAAGAAGAGCAGGCCGAAAAGAGAAAGGCACGCAAAAACAACGGAGCCAAGCGTGACATGCATTACGAGATGAAAGAGGTGCATGTTACGATAGATCCAGTCATGGATGCAGAGTTTTTGAAGACGTTGCGTCTCTTCGGAACTCGTACCTGTATACGTTACAGCATGGAACCCATCAAATTCATCAAGACCGTGTATCACATCAACACTTATACTGATGGAAGTATCATGTATCCGGGGAAAACTCCGCCGGCTCTGTTGTTGAATTCTTCCTATTCACCTTCCTTTGCAGCAGGACTCCTGCAGATGCGATACATCTATTCCATGCCGGTAGAGCGAATCATCAAATACTTTGCCGACAATGGGTTTACGTTAAGGAAAGCCACGGCAAACAAACTGATTGCCAGAAGTGCCGATGTACTGGAAAACTTCTATAAGGCTATCTGCCAAGTAGTGTTGCAGCAGGATTATGTCTCGGCAGACGAGACATACCATAAAGTGCTGTTAGCCAAGACAAAGCCTACGGACAAGGGTTCGAAGAAAGGCTACTTCTGGGCTGTAAGTGCGCCTAAACTGGGACTTGTCTTCTTCGTATATGAGGATGGATCACGCTCTGAGCAGGTCATACTTAACATATTCTCTGATTATAAAGGTACCATACAGAGTGATGCATATGCTCCTTACCGGAAACTGGAGTCGGATGCTTATCCTGACATTATGAGAATCGCCTGCCTGCAGCATGTCAAGAGAGATTTCATCGACTGCGGCAAGGAAGACAAGGATGCTCAGGAGGTCGTAGATATCCTCAACAGATTTTATCGAGAAGACAAAAAACATAAGGTTGGGGTAAATGGATGGACCGTTGAAGACCATCTAGCCTATCGGCAGTCATATGCACCGGACATTTTGCAGGATTTATTGGAGAAACTGGAGGAAATATCTTCCAGGAAAGATTTGCTGCCCAAGTCTACCTTGGCGCAGGCGGTCGGCTATGCCCTTAATGAATATAATGCCATTTGTGACATCTTCAAAAGAGGTGATACGGCTCTCGATAACAACTACATTGAGAGAATCCAGAGATACATATCACTATCTTTTACCTTTGCACCTGGAAACAAGTTTAAACGAATTGGTTAA